Proteins encoded by one window of Paroedura picta isolate Pp20150507F chromosome 9, Ppicta_v3.0, whole genome shotgun sequence:
- the CD83 gene encoding CD83 antigen, producing MLRSSVHCCCQLLCLTQVWRVIYGIADATREVVATCNEDALLPCRVVWDPQVTYKEISWYKLNKKSEELSKVEWKKLQYNKEQNSSRQLNSSSEVFNSQRDSLRIKNATIYDSGTYKCTLDPSDRKHNESNTITLIVKGCPEPLEDATFKKHRAELLLLCSLGLFYLLLIFFTCRCLRDKESPDLHKSRKRHATHSLHLNHSYRKNDSEGTADDTLDLRSLPADIFPSSIIPTSGQKNDRVL from the exons ATGCTCAGATCTTCGGTACATTGCTGCTGTCAGCTACTCTGCCTAACTCAAG TCTGGCGTGTGATTTATGGCATTGCTGATGCCACAAGGGAGGTTGTGGCAACCTGCAACGAAGATGCGTTGCTCCCTTGTCGAGTTGTTTGGGACCCACAGGTCACTTACAAGGAAATCTCTTGGTACAAG CTCAACAAAAAGAGTGAAGAATTGTCAAAGGTGGAGTGGAAGAAGCTGCAGTATAATAAAGAACAGAACTCTTCGAGACAACTTAATTCTTCTTCGGAGGTCTTCAACAGCCAACGGGATTCTTTGAGGATAAAAAATGCTACCATCTACGACAGTGGGACATATAAGTGCACCTTGGACCCATCAGATAGAAAGCACAACGAAAGTAACACTATTACATTAATAGTAAAAG GCTGCCCAGAGCCATTAGAAGatgcaacatttaaaaagcacAGAGCGGAGCTTCTGTTGTTGTGCTCGCTTGGACTTTTCTACTTGCTGCTCATTTTTTTTACCTGT CGTTGCCTGAGGGACAAAGAGTCTCCAGATCTCCATAAATCCAGAAAGAGGCATGCCACTCACAGCCTTCACCTTAACCATTCCTATCGAAAGAATGACTCTGAGGGCACGGCCGATGACACACTTGATCTGCGTTCTCTGCCAGCGGATATTTTTCCATCTTCCATCATCCCAACATCAGGACAGAAAAACGATAGAGTTCTTTAA